The following proteins are co-located in the Pseudomonas synxantha genome:
- a CDS encoding efflux transporter outer membrane subunit has protein sequence MSVKVFLPSLLVLALAACAVGPDYKTQQLEAANITAAADSKSYDHAKYEGIWWQQFDDPTLDQLVTQSLSGNRDLRVAFARLRAARAIRDDAANDIMPVVTSRASSDVGKGQIPGQTTKRVNSERYDLGLDMAWEVDLFGRIRRNLEASDADQQVAEADLYQLQVTMIAELVDAYGQLRGAQLRERIALDNLKNQQESRAITVSLRDAGVGDQLDVERADARLAAVEASVPQLQAEQVRERNRIATLLGQRPDKLSVDLSPKDLPAIAKALPIGDPGQLLQRRPDILSAERKLAAATARIGVAKADLFPRVSLSGFLGFTAGRGSQIGSAAANAWSLGPSITWAAFDLGSVRARLRGANAEADGALATYEQQVLLALEESENAFSDYGKRQQRLVSLIRQSESSRAAADLAAIRYREGTVDFLVLLDAQRERLAAEDSQAQAEVDLYRGIVAIYKALGGGWQPDTVVASSK, from the coding sequence ATGAGTGTGAAAGTATTCCTGCCGAGCTTGCTGGTACTGGCGCTCGCCGCCTGTGCCGTAGGCCCGGATTACAAGACCCAACAGTTGGAGGCGGCCAATATCACGGCCGCAGCCGACAGCAAAAGCTATGACCATGCCAAGTACGAAGGCATCTGGTGGCAGCAGTTCGACGACCCGACCCTCGACCAACTGGTGACCCAGTCACTGAGCGGTAACCGCGACCTACGCGTGGCCTTCGCCCGCCTGCGAGCGGCACGGGCGATCCGCGATGATGCCGCCAACGACATCATGCCGGTGGTCACCTCCCGCGCCAGCAGCGATGTGGGCAAGGGCCAGATTCCCGGGCAGACCACCAAGCGCGTCAACAGCGAGCGCTACGACCTGGGCCTGGACATGGCCTGGGAGGTGGACTTGTTTGGACGCATCCGCCGTAACCTGGAAGCCAGCGACGCCGACCAGCAGGTGGCCGAAGCCGACCTGTACCAACTGCAAGTCACCATGATTGCCGAGTTGGTAGATGCCTACGGCCAGCTGCGCGGTGCGCAACTGCGTGAACGCATCGCCCTGGACAACTTGAAGAATCAGCAAGAATCGCGCGCCATCACCGTCAGCCTGCGTGATGCCGGCGTCGGTGATCAGCTCGACGTGGAACGTGCCGATGCGCGCCTGGCGGCGGTGGAAGCCAGCGTGCCGCAACTGCAGGCCGAACAAGTGCGCGAACGCAATCGCATCGCCACCCTCCTCGGCCAGCGCCCCGACAAGCTGAGCGTGGACCTGAGCCCCAAAGACCTGCCGGCAATCGCCAAGGCATTGCCGATCGGCGACCCAGGGCAATTGCTGCAACGTCGCCCGGACATTCTCAGCGCCGAACGCAAGCTGGCCGCCGCCACTGCACGGATCGGCGTGGCCAAGGCCGACCTGTTCCCACGGGTCAGCCTCAGCGGCTTCCTCGGCTTCACCGCCGGGCGGGGCTCGCAGATCGGTTCGGCCGCGGCGAATGCCTGGTCTCTGGGCCCAAGCATTACCTGGGCCGCATTTGACCTGGGCAGCGTGCGCGCACGTTTGCGTGGTGCGAATGCCGAAGCCGATGGCGCGTTGGCGACCTATGAGCAGCAGGTGTTGCTGGCGCTGGAAGAATCTGAAAACGCCTTCAGCGATTACGGCAAGCGCCAGCAACGCCTGGTCTCGCTGATCCGTCAAAGCGAATCCAGCCGCGCCGCCGCCGACCTCGCGGCGATCCGCTACCGCGAAGGCACCGTGGACTTCCTGGTATTGCTCGACGCCCAGCGCGAACGCCTGGCTGCCGAAGATTCCCAGGCCCAGGCCGAAGTGGATCTGTATCGCGGCATTGTGGCGATCTACAAGGCGTTGGGTGGTGGCTGGCAGCCAGATACGGTAGTCGCCAGCAGCAAGTGA
- a CDS encoding AraC family transcriptional regulator gives MSEKDTISIHLVREALLQSCAPGAATVEALSKVGIDPALLEQPSARVAATAYARLWRLLARRTDDEFFGMDPRKLKSGSLAFLCRAAMAQPSLAPGLETGLAFLSLMLERMPAQLVRQQSLAEIVLLEPEPEPKRAFTYFTYWMIVHGVACWLAGRRIPILAIELRCAQPGFCDDYQVMFSDNLRFDRPRTRMIFSADCLDLPIKRSPQELQRFLAHAPANILVKYRDPESLATRIKHDLRQMPPDAWPETDGLAATLCISASTLRRRLAEEGQTYQGLKDSVRKELAIVWLAEPQISFAEIASRLGFADASSFYKAFRKWAGSNPGHYRSLILNEPSRF, from the coding sequence ATGTCGGAAAAAGACACCATCTCCATCCACCTCGTGCGTGAAGCCCTGTTGCAGAGCTGTGCGCCTGGGGCGGCCACCGTTGAGGCGTTAAGCAAGGTCGGGATTGATCCCGCATTGCTGGAGCAGCCAAGCGCACGGGTTGCGGCCACGGCCTATGCGCGCCTGTGGAGATTGCTGGCGCGGCGCACGGACGATGAGTTCTTCGGCATGGACCCGCGCAAACTCAAATCCGGCAGCCTGGCGTTTCTGTGTCGTGCCGCCATGGCGCAACCCAGCCTGGCCCCGGGCCTGGAAACGGGCTTGGCGTTTCTGTCGCTGATGCTTGAGCGCATGCCCGCGCAGCTGGTTCGCCAACAGAGCCTGGCGGAGATCGTCCTGCTCGAACCCGAGCCTGAGCCTAAGCGTGCGTTCACCTATTTCACCTACTGGATGATCGTGCACGGCGTTGCCTGTTGGCTGGCAGGGCGTCGAATCCCCATCCTCGCCATTGAGTTGCGCTGTGCGCAGCCGGGCTTCTGTGACGATTACCAGGTAATGTTTTCCGACAACCTGCGCTTTGATCGACCCCGCACTCGCATGATCTTTTCTGCGGACTGCCTGGACCTACCGATCAAGCGCAGCCCGCAGGAGCTCCAACGTTTCCTGGCCCATGCGCCGGCCAATATTCTGGTCAAATACCGCGACCCTGAGAGCCTCGCTACCCGCATCAAGCATGACCTTCGGCAGATGCCTCCCGACGCCTGGCCTGAAACCGACGGGCTTGCGGCTACGTTGTGCATTTCGGCGTCCACATTGCGCCGACGTCTAGCGGAAGAAGGGCAAACTTATCAGGGCCTCAAGGACAGCGTACGCAAGGAGTTGGCGATTGTGTGGCTGGCTGAGCCGCAGATCAGCTTTGCCGAGATTGCCTCGCGGCTGGGGTTTGCCGATGCGAGTTCGTTTTACAAGGCGTTTCGTAAGTGGGCGGGGTCCAATCCCGGGCATTATCGGAGTTTGATTTTGAACGAGCCAAGTCGGTTCTAA
- a CDS encoding efflux RND transporter permease subunit — MNFSNFFISRPIFAAVLSLLILIAGAISLFQLPISEYPEVVPPTVVVRANFPGANPKVIGETVAAPLEQAITGVENMLYMSSQSTADGKLTLTITFALGTDLDNAQVQVQNRVTRTQPKLPEEVTRIGITVDKASPDLTMVVHLTSPDQRYDMLYLSNYAILNIKDELARLGGVGDVQLFGMGDYSLRVWLDPNKTASRNLTATDVVTAIREQNRQVAAGALGAQPAPSDTSFQLSVNTQGRLVTEEEFENIVIRAGANGEITRLKDIARVELGSSQYALRSLIDNQPAVAIPIFQRPGSNAIDISNDVRSKMAELKKSFPAGMDYRIAYDPTIFVRGSIEAVVHTLFEALILVVLVVILFLQTWRASIIPLVAVPVSLIGTFAVMHLFGFSLNALSLFGLVLAIGIVVDDAIVVVENVERNIELGLEPFPATEKAMSEVTGPIIATALVLCAVFIPAAFISGLTGQFYKQFALTIAISTVISAFNSLTLSPALAAVLLRAHDAPKDRFSRFLDKLFGGWLFRPFNRFFEKASHGYVGTVRRVIRGSGIALFVYAGLMVLTFFGFAHTPTGFVPAQDKQYLVAFAQLPDAASLDRTENVMKRMSEIALKQPGVEAAIAFPGLSINGFTNSPNSGIVFVTLKPFDERKDASMSAGAIAGALNGQYANIEEAYMAIFPPPPVQGLGTIGGFRLQIEDRGNLGYDELYKEVQNVIAKSHGVPELFGLFTSYTVNVPQVDAAIDREKAKTHGVAISDIFDTLQVYLGSLYANDFNRFGRTYQVNVQAEQQFRQDSDQIGQLKVRNNKGEMIPLATFIKVSDTSGPDRVMHYNGFITAEINGNAAPGYSSGQAQAAIEKLLKDELPNGMTYEWTDLTYQQILSGNTALFVFPLCVLLAFLVLAAQYESWSLPLAVILIVPMTLLSAITGVIISGGDNNIFTQIGLIVLVGLACKNAILIVEFAKDKQQEGLDPLAAVLEACRLRLRPILMTSFAFIMGVVPLVLSTGAGAEMRHAMGVAVFSGMIGVTFFGLLLTPVFYVLIRRYVERQEARKAAKALKLETQQ; from the coding sequence ATGAATTTTTCCAATTTCTTCATTTCGCGGCCGATCTTCGCAGCGGTGCTGTCGCTGTTGATCCTGATCGCAGGTGCGATCTCGCTGTTCCAACTGCCGATCAGCGAATACCCGGAAGTGGTGCCGCCAACTGTAGTGGTACGCGCCAACTTCCCGGGCGCCAACCCCAAGGTTATCGGTGAAACCGTGGCCGCGCCGCTGGAGCAAGCCATCACTGGTGTCGAGAACATGCTGTACATGTCCTCGCAATCCACCGCCGACGGCAAGCTGACCCTGACCATCACCTTCGCCCTGGGCACCGACCTGGACAACGCGCAGGTGCAGGTGCAGAACCGTGTGACGCGCACCCAGCCCAAGCTCCCTGAGGAAGTGACGCGCATCGGTATCACCGTAGACAAGGCCTCCCCCGACCTGACCATGGTGGTGCACTTGACCTCCCCGGATCAGCGCTACGACATGCTCTACCTGTCCAACTACGCGATCCTCAATATCAAGGATGAGCTGGCCCGCCTGGGCGGCGTTGGCGATGTGCAGTTGTTCGGCATGGGCGACTACTCCCTGCGCGTGTGGCTGGACCCGAACAAGACCGCCTCGCGCAACCTGACCGCGACCGATGTGGTCACGGCGATCCGCGAGCAGAACCGTCAAGTGGCAGCCGGTGCCCTGGGCGCGCAACCTGCGCCGAGTGACACCAGCTTCCAGTTGTCGGTCAATACCCAGGGCCGCCTGGTCACCGAGGAAGAGTTCGAGAACATTGTGATTCGCGCCGGCGCCAACGGTGAAATCACGCGCCTGAAGGACATCGCCCGGGTCGAGCTGGGTTCCAGCCAATATGCACTGCGCTCGCTGATCGATAACCAGCCCGCCGTTGCGATTCCGATTTTCCAGCGTCCCGGCTCCAATGCCATCGACATCTCCAATGATGTGCGCAGCAAGATGGCCGAGCTTAAAAAGAGCTTTCCGGCGGGGATGGATTACCGCATCGCCTATGACCCGACCATCTTTGTACGCGGCTCTATCGAAGCGGTGGTACACACCCTGTTCGAAGCACTGATCCTCGTGGTGCTGGTGGTGATCCTGTTCCTGCAGACCTGGCGCGCCTCGATCATTCCATTGGTGGCGGTGCCGGTGTCCTTGATCGGTACATTTGCGGTGATGCACCTGTTCGGGTTCTCCCTCAATGCGCTGTCATTGTTCGGCCTGGTACTGGCCATCGGTATCGTGGTGGACGACGCCATCGTGGTGGTGGAGAACGTCGAACGTAATATCGAGCTGGGCCTGGAACCGTTCCCGGCTACCGAAAAAGCCATGAGTGAGGTCACCGGTCCGATCATCGCCACCGCGCTGGTGCTGTGTGCGGTGTTTATCCCGGCCGCCTTTATCAGTGGCTTGACCGGGCAGTTCTACAAGCAGTTCGCCTTGACCATTGCGATCTCGACCGTGATTTCTGCGTTCAACTCGCTGACACTGTCCCCTGCCCTGGCTGCCGTGTTGCTGCGTGCTCACGACGCGCCGAAGGATCGTTTCTCCAGGTTCCTCGACAAGCTCTTCGGTGGCTGGCTGTTCCGGCCCTTCAACCGCTTCTTCGAAAAGGCCAGCCATGGCTACGTAGGCACCGTGCGCCGAGTGATTCGCGGCAGCGGCATTGCCCTGTTCGTATACGCCGGCCTGATGGTGCTGACATTCTTCGGCTTTGCCCACACCCCGACCGGTTTCGTACCGGCCCAGGACAAGCAATACCTGGTGGCCTTCGCCCAACTGCCCGACGCTGCGAGCCTGGACCGCACCGAAAACGTGATGAAGCGCATGTCGGAGATCGCCCTTAAACAACCCGGCGTGGAAGCCGCGATTGCATTCCCTGGCCTGTCGATCAATGGGTTCACCAACAGCCCGAACAGCGGCATTGTGTTCGTGACCTTGAAGCCCTTCGACGAGCGTAAAGACGCGAGCATGTCGGCCGGTGCGATTGCCGGTGCGCTGAACGGCCAATACGCCAATATCGAAGAAGCCTACATGGCGATCTTCCCGCCGCCGCCGGTACAAGGCCTGGGCACCATTGGCGGGTTCCGCCTGCAGATCGAAGACCGTGGCAACCTCGGCTATGACGAGCTGTATAAAGAAGTGCAGAACGTCATCGCCAAGAGCCACGGGGTGCCTGAACTGTTCGGCCTGTTCACCAGCTACACGGTCAACGTGCCGCAAGTCGATGCCGCCATCGACCGCGAAAAGGCCAAGACCCACGGCGTGGCGATCAGCGACATCTTCGACACCCTGCAGGTCTACCTGGGCTCGTTGTATGCCAACGACTTCAACCGCTTCGGGCGTACCTATCAGGTCAACGTGCAGGCCGAGCAACAGTTCCGCCAGGACTCCGACCAGATCGGCCAGCTGAAAGTGCGCAACAACAAAGGCGAGATGATCCCGCTGGCAACCTTTATCAAGGTCAGCGACACCTCGGGCCCGGACCGCGTGATGCACTACAACGGCTTTATCACCGCTGAAATCAACGGCAACGCCGCACCGGGCTACAGCTCCGGCCAGGCCCAGGCCGCGATTGAAAAGCTGCTCAAGGATGAATTGCCCAACGGCATGACCTACGAGTGGACCGACCTGACTTACCAGCAGATCCTCTCGGGCAATACCGCGCTGTTCGTGTTCCCGCTCTGCGTACTGCTGGCGTTCCTGGTACTGGCCGCCCAATACGAAAGCTGGAGCCTGCCGCTGGCGGTGATCCTGATCGTACCGATGACGCTGCTGTCGGCCATTACCGGGGTGATCATCTCGGGCGGCGACAACAACATCTTCACCCAGATCGGCCTGATCGTACTGGTGGGCCTGGCGTGCAAGAACGCGATCCTGATCGTCGAGTTCGCCAAGGATAAACAGCAGGAAGGTCTCGACCCGCTCGCCGCGGTACTGGAAGCCTGCCGCCTGCGTCTGCGGCCGATCCTGATGACCTCGTTCGCGTTCATCATGGGCGTGGTGCCGTTGGTATTGTCCACCGGTGCCGGTGCCGAGATGCGCCATGCCATGGGTGTGGCGGTGTTCTCCGGGATGATCGGTGTGACCTTCTTCGGTCTGTTGCTGACACCAGTGTTCTACGTACTGATCCGGCGCTATGTGGAGCGCCAGGAAGCGCGCAAAGCGGCCAAGGCCTTGAAGCTGGAGACACAGCAATGA
- the efeU gene encoding iron uptake transporter permease EfeU, translating into MLVPFLIMLREGIEAALIVGIIASYLQQTGRGQWMPAVWIGVFLAAALALLVGGGLELVSAEFPQKQQELFEGVVGLVAVGVLSSMVFWMRKVARSIKHTLHESLDHALAGSRHQVIALIAMVFFAVAREGLETVFFLLAVFQQSEGPGAPIGALLGLILAIVVGFLIYSGSMRLNLGAFFRWTGLFILVVAAGILANSVQALHEAGVWNHWQTVLFDFSAALPMDSPLGSVLAGMFGYQEAPTVSTLGAYVIYLVVALVMFFLPSPSAKPVAKTSSVSSQ; encoded by the coding sequence ATGCTCGTTCCGTTTTTAATCATGTTGCGCGAAGGCATTGAAGCCGCCTTGATCGTTGGCATCATCGCCAGTTACCTGCAGCAGACCGGCCGTGGCCAGTGGATGCCTGCGGTGTGGATCGGCGTATTCCTGGCCGCGGCCCTGGCGTTGCTGGTGGGCGGCGGTCTGGAACTAGTCAGTGCGGAATTTCCGCAAAAGCAGCAGGAATTGTTCGAAGGCGTCGTCGGCCTGGTTGCCGTGGGTGTCCTCAGCTCCATGGTGTTCTGGATGCGCAAGGTGGCGCGTTCGATCAAGCATACCCTGCACGAATCCCTCGATCATGCGCTGGCAGGTTCCAGGCACCAGGTGATCGCGTTGATCGCCATGGTGTTTTTCGCCGTGGCCCGCGAAGGTCTGGAGACGGTATTTTTCCTGTTGGCCGTGTTCCAGCAGAGCGAAGGCCCGGGCGCACCGATCGGTGCCCTGCTCGGCCTGATCCTGGCCATCGTCGTCGGTTTCCTCATCTATTCCGGCAGCATGCGCCTGAACCTCGGCGCGTTTTTCCGCTGGACCGGCCTGTTCATCCTCGTGGTGGCCGCCGGCATTCTCGCCAACTCGGTGCAGGCCCTGCACGAGGCCGGCGTGTGGAACCACTGGCAGACCGTGCTGTTCGATTTCAGCGCTGCGCTGCCGATGGACAGCCCGTTGGGCTCAGTACTGGCCGGCATGTTCGGCTACCAGGAGGCGCCGACGGTCAGCACCCTGGGTGCCTATGTGATTTACCTGGTGGTGGCGTTGGTGATGTTCTTCCTGCCCTCGCCCTCCGCCAAGCCCGTTGCCAAGACCTCTTCCGTTTCCAGCCAGTAA